In the genome of Rhopalosiphum padi isolate XX-2018 chromosome 1, ASM2088224v1, whole genome shotgun sequence, the window GTCGTAATATCGGTTATGTTATCGTTGTACACAGGTTTCCAACGTATTTACGCCGATCAGGATATACTTCGGAGTGATTGGTTCGTTTCTGGTGTTCCTGTTGTCCGATTACTTGCGATACAAGCCGGTGATGGTATTCAACGGTGTGCTGGGTATGGTGGCATACATCAATCTGATCGATTCGCCTACCTCGTTCCAAATAATGGTAATACAGTATAgtacattaatatgtataatattaaatgtcacATCGCGTATTTCGAATTTTATTACAACGAGAGGCGCATGATATAGTGTTTGAAACGAAAAATCACGGGTGGACTGGACAgaccttaattttaaattgtgttattatataataaatataatcgataatattattataggtataccgaCGCACCAAAATCTAAATGTGAGATACAGCCCAGTGGGAATTTTTCCACCTTCACATATACACAGTTCACTCCAACAAACAACATCTATCGGTTCAcatgaaacaatattttgtttttattcttaagAAATCgcgatgtacaataatataatattttagaatacttAATTTTCTACTAAAACCAGAGACCGGTGGTGAGGGGGTGCTATATTATCATTAGCTTattcttatcattttttttttcataattcaaCTTCGTCAACTTAGCTCATTAGGTTGtggaatttgtttaatattcgtTACTGTAGGGTATGGTACTGTAGAGTTTTAGAACATTTCCGTATATAAGACATAGCTGTGTCGCTAAGAACTCGGTCGGCCACCCACCCGAAAGCTATCAACCGCCGGACGGTGCTTGACCGCCGCACTATTTGGCGACTTTTCAGTGTGCAGACATATTCTACGCCCACCACGCGCTTAAGTTTATTACTAAAAGTTACCTAAAAGTTATAATACTAAGCCACATATACCTCCCAGTCCACCCCTGCAAGCTATAACATTGTACCATATAATCTATTGTAATACGCTtggtatttaggtatatttaagtaggtaattgATTTCAATGCCGGAGTATTCGAAAAAATGTTTTCCTGAGACCTATAGCTTAGTGGTATGGAAGTTGAGGCGAGCcgtttaatactaaataaagtaACACTCTAGAGATGGACATTCGGGTGATTCGACATGACGTTAACGAAATCAATATACTCGACAATAATGCGATATTTGTTGTTGAAAAGGCTTTACAAAAGAGTCGTGCGATAGTAAGACGATTTCGGTGCATAAAAAAATACCGAAACACCCAGTCCACTGCGGTGTTATCGCCaatgcgtatttttttttttttatagaatttaatattaaacattaagttTGCCGATTTTATGCATAACATGTGCTTCTCTAGTAGTCTAGTgggatgtattatattataccttccTATACGGTTTCGTGTGCGCGTGTGTCAAACAGGTAACGGAGGTCTGCTTTTCGCTGTTCGCGTGCATCGAAATGGCGTATTACGGCTACCTATACTCCAAGATCGAAGACAAAGAACATTATCAGATAGCCACGGGGTTCGCTAAATCCGGGATGCTGAGCGGCACGTGCGTGGCCGGCCTCTTGGGTCAGCTGGCGGTCTACTTCAACGATCGCAATTACTCCGTCCTGCCTTACTACAGCCTCGCCTGTACGATTTTCCTAgtggtttatttatttgtatttttgtatctgACGCACAAGCGACGTCTGATTGTAGATCTGGCCCGAGGGAAAAATAATCCTACGAACACATATTTTCAGAATACGTATGTATCGTGATATCATCCAGGAAAACGCATAAAATGTTTAGACCGAAAATATAATGTCTACATCGTGCATTTTATCTATTTTCAACCTTAATTTCTAAAACACATTAccgctaataataaaaaacacacacacacacacatacacttatattattattacaatatactcaTCAGTGGCGTAACTACAGGGGGCAATGTGgatgatatatcatattatcgccctcacaatattttttttactgtgttaacttgttttaagtttattttatttatcattttagtacaaaaattaattggtaCATGTCATGTAAACTTTAGATcacttgttttttattatatagcttaTAAACATGTCATCGCGTTATGATTCCTATGTTTAGGATTATCCAACGAAtttcgataatatatttattatgataaacatgatacatttatgcatattattatagcaaatatatattttgcgtacacatgaatacatttttataaatattataagatacaaATTCTTGTgacaaatatgaattataaacatATCATCCCTCCCCCTTTCCTAAACAAACACACAAAACAGTCCTAGTAACGCCACTGAATTACTTATCGACTGTGTTTCTGTTATATCATATAGTTGTATACTGATACAGACgtaattggtttattttttttttcagtcgtGACATTCGCAACTGTATGGGCGTGCTTCTTGCCGTCCGTCGGAAACAGCAAAACGTCCATTCAGGTGGATGAAGTCGGCGGAGATGGTTTCTCAAATGCGGCCATTCAAGACCCAAGCATACCCGACTACTCATCGACCGGAAAATCCGACACGCCAAACGTGAGCACTCGATGGCATTTTCATATGGCGTCGTCTAGCCGGGGCGGTAAAGTTTTTGTCCGAAACGACCATTCTATTTTCACACAAGACCAATATCCTCCCAAAAAAATCGTTTTCTCTAGCTCACGTTtctatagacattttttaaaatcattggcaaatatgttttattaatttttttaatttttatatattcttgCAATGATAACTACTTTAACAAACACCTCTAAATAGCAGACACTTTCAAATAGCGTACAAAATTGCAGTGATCGAAAACATCCGATATTTGAAGGtttcattaaatatgtaaattagattttattaatcattattatacaattaattattctaattgaacataataatattatgaaaatgtattatatattaattgttagctagtaaatacctacttattgttaggaatttattcaaaacataaatatatatttttagaaatttataaaattcatagcTCTTAttgagtaattttaaataaaactttaatagtttaattttcatagcacataggtacatttaaaaaagcttattctataattttaaaatttagaaacgtgaaggaaaaagtaaaaattttattaaaaaaaaataacaactttaTACAAATATGGGCGTAAAAGTCTAATGATGTACTGTATAACCCTTATAATTTAACTCTGaaacacttttaaataatatacatacttatatgcACTTGTAAtcccaataattaatatagccaCGCCATCAACATATGCACTGTatggtgtatactgtataacatATATCCATAAAGATACTAGAAGCAGGCCGCATGAGACaaacaaatctaaaaataaactgatgaataaagtttatatatctataacctAAAATCGATGACTAAAAATTCCATAATTGTCCATATTTAATAAAGTCcaactgtatttttattaatacaattatcataataaaatgcatttaaatctattattatattattacaatatcccATATATTATAGGACTTATAGAAATTGACAGATttaacgtttatttattttatttgaatttataaagtACAGAATAATACTTACACACTTGAATGATCGTTTATTTGCATGCGATCTATCAAAAAAAGGGatctactaattaaaatattttgatgtatacaATTCCTACTGATCGggcattatgtatatttatttttttgcaggTAGTCATAagcaactataaattatagaaaaaagaattaataattcAGGACTATGAAATAACAAACACTTGaaagttgaaataaaatataacaatcagGCCGCCAGGGTTAATAACCCaacataaacacaaaatatacaaattaaaagtttttatttgaattctcTGTACTTCAAATCGTATATATCGTACAaacatagtatttaaattaatacataataaataataataaaaccttaTAACACCACGTGTCCAcgttgtttatacatttatgcctataaattttactataatctatataacgTTGTAATAATAGTTTGACAAGTTTGAACTGCTCTActaggtaaaaactaaaaataaaataatttttctttaaatctcttttttttaaccattattatattgtaatattatacaataagtataacgaacctaatttttttttttaaattgacaattaataatatagatattatataataagtatttagtacttaatattacttaatacttaatactcataatatacgactatttatttatttgtatacttcaGGTAGTACCGTCTACGGTTTTCTTCAACCGCTTCTGCGACTTTAGACATTCGTACGCGGATCGAACGGTTTTGATGTGGTCCATTTGGTACGTCGTAGCTATGGCTGGATTCAcgcaagtatatataatatttttatattataaatataaatttataacgctTCGTAATATattcttgaattttttaatacttcatattcatggaaaaaaatcgaatattcatatttagttttaaaattaaatattattgtatgaacttggtaaaaatattgtatacacaaatacacaacatatgatacaaaattataatattacatgtttaaTAAATGGTTCACgagttaattttcaaatatattattttaattacatagtaatatattcattttatatttaaaaaaaatattaagaaaaaaagatattttatttaaatcgatgCGGAAAAATACATCAATGATCATACTATGCTATACAATTTCCAAACaactaaactataataattgcatagttattttacaatcaacataatgtataatatgtaatatttaataattacctaaaccgttacaataattatctttaaaattatagcCTATAACATTTATAGGtttgtttttcaatttgaaaaaatatgaattttaattgtagagaatattgaattttgtataggtaatatatattataatatatttataggcaataaacatataggtagcatattataattatactacttatttaaaaaagaaaaagaaaataatatttattttattgaatactgGAGTACattacagttatataatatgtttaacagttaaaaatgttaagttagtTGGTCAGTCCGACTAATCACCATagtatagttataagttataactccatataattataaaatgtataaataaacacttcaaatatattttaatattcattataattttaaatatgtcacactcataagtcataaacaTATGCACTGAGTGTTGAAAAAGGTCGAAAACAGACATGCAATTACAAGCCTTTTGAACACGCTgtaagatatatattaatagtaaaatatgtatgtactatTAATTACTTCAATGAtcgttttatgtaattttattttattttattgctttttCCGCAGACGaatttatacgtaaatattttgtatacatacatcGTAGACGTATCGGACGATAAGCACGCGTTGCTGAATGGTTTGGTCGATTCTCTGGCCACTATGTGTGGTGAgtatattgagtataatatatcatattcatttttttctcatttaatcgaaattttctaaaatatataatataatatagtatgatatagcgactaaaaaaatatgcaatgcaTAACCCGGAAGTACGGTTAACGGatcgaatattacaaattcctGTATCATTTGATACagaaatttatgtatataatataattaatataagtatacaacgaaaaatcaatatagataaaaattcgTGTAAAAAGACTATGGTGATCCCACGGATtacctaaaatgtataatataagaggTGGATTTACTGATAGTCCTTACGTCACCCAAAATctgaatttttcaaatattttcgtACGAACATTATTGCTGAATTCGTATAAATGAGCTCAACTCGGGGTAAAGTTATCATACCAGGGCCCAGCCCCACCCGGAGTCGTTGAACTTTCTCATTGAACGACATGTATATAGCAggagtttattataaaaatctatggtCAGGAATTCACTATAGAATTGAGCACAAATTATTGGCgtgaaacaattaaaaaattcaaattgagCGGGGAGGGGGAAAAGTAACGTACGTTACGGTTAGCGTCAacaggttaaaaaaaaataaggttcaAGATCAGTTACTGgccaacaaataaataaattcttaagaAAACACCGTCATGGGagacaaaatttaattaatttgcacttgtgtacaaaatatattattatgtaatacaccGTTTACACACttgtaaatatatcaatataataataataataattggtccGGCTATTCATGCCGAACTAATGATATAGTACAATTTGGCTATTATTATACAGAGCTGTAGTGGGTGGGAGTTGATAAGCTATTTTCGAACTATTTACTGTTAAACACAAACACAAATAAGGAACAGCAGGTATTATATTGGTCATAATAATAGAGCCGCTGAGCTACGCGCAATTGTTTAttgcgtttatttatttatcgcaTAAATTGTTAAGGGACTGTTAATGTTTAGGGGACCATTATGGCTCACAATGGTTTCACTAGATGTTTAGTGATCGTTTATGCTGCCCGGCAATAGAGTCGCATCACGGTCCAACGACcagaataattaatagtaacatTATGCACAATATGATATGTTATGGAAAACGTACAAGTATCAAAATCAATTATAgttatgtgtgtgtttgtgtgcacCGATCGgcacaaatattgaaatatgtatacaGCCGCTGGTTCGTCTTCCGCTCAATTGAGACACAGAGTGATGTGATAATTGCGGAGCGtatgacattataaattaatattattatacacaattcgTGCACCagtaataacagtataataggtacataataacataataattcaccattatattgtatattagcgtatcaaatgataatacttttcTACTGTTTGACAAACagtagaaaaatagaaaatgttatttatatattatgtattaattattttcccaTAAATTTCTCGTAAAGAGAACTGCACATAATCGATCTGCTGGGTTATCGGTACTCTGCGAGTATAGGTACAAATGGTACAATGTAAACAACTTAAACGTAATTCAAATTTACAGAAATAGTTTATCAAAACTTTTGACAGACATcagaaaataagtttttatggtTTTCTACCGTGTTCTTAGAGACCTACAAAAAAACATGGAAATAGACTCACCTTTTTTAGACCTTTGGCGATCAAATGGtgaacgcataatattatagtctttttACACCGCGTATTTTACCCATTCGCTTTTttatacatgcatattataatatgtgtacctacTGTGTACATTGAATTACTAATTTTTACTCATATTCTCgtgttatattatctatttatttatagtatacaaatagtagttaaattagtatacattttatacctataaatctAACCTTCCAATATGCACCGTTGCCGGACCCGACCCTTTAGCGTCATCTCTCTCTGGACAGGAAACTGTCTGATGAAAGACCACTCCTCCCctcaaaaaattagaaatgtCAGAAATCTATACGTTTGTCCATATTAAAGATCATGTCAaacagaaattaattaatatactaatgatattatattgtgtacacgCATATATAGCTGCGATTAGTGCTTATCAAATCGGCAAGGTGAACGTGAACTGGAGTCATCACGGATTCACATTCTTGACTTTCAGTTCTCTGGTGCTTGCGCTGCTACTGTCCTTAGGCTACTACTCGACGAACATCCTTGTCGTGTACTTTATGTACATCTGCTTCGACACGGTAGTACAATCCGTCTTCGTCATCGCCATGTGAGTACATATTTTAAGACATTATGGGTATTATTCTGTGGAAGGCCACACTTAGGAGTGTTAAATATTCGTTGGACTGCGCCAAACCGTCTCAAACTCATACTATATTCATTACTCAagcgttttaatttatttttccgtCTCACAGCTTCGGCCCACCGAAGTTTGTAACAAACAAATTTAACTACAcgatgaattaaaaattgatacagTCGGTCAActggttaaaaaaaatgcaataaaaaaaatttcactcaAAATTTTAATACCACCCAAATCCTCTCATTTCCTACTTATCCTTGCACACTCCCCTGACAACTCATCTCGTCATCTCAAAAGACGCGGGCGCCGTgatttcttaatttaaattaattaaatcaaattctgAAAGGTTCTAATGACGGATAATCTCTCTCGTCAAATTAATCTAAATGACATGTGTGTACATATCTTCAaatttacatattgtattattacttattatttattatttataacagtttaacatttctttatttataatgtactatGTACTATTTATCACTGTTATCGTATACGAGTTTACCCGCTTTTCATTTTAGGTCACAAATTGCCAAACAACTAAAACACGATTTCTATACCTCAGTGTTGGGATTCAACGCTTTCTTGGGCATCGTTTTGTCCACATGCTTGTCGTCACTCCTTGTGCGCATCGGGACGTCCCTGCCAGTTCGGGTGAGATGTTATTTGATATTGACATTTTTGCatacacgtatatatgtatattatattatacacatgggataaaataactttatgtatataaagctCGTATATTGTGAAAGTAGAtggatattttgtattattttttttgtccatatattttgtacacgTAGTGAATAAACAATATCATACCAGATAAAATAgttgtcttattattataatgtcattgtGATCTATACAATACATTTCATAACAATCGCCattgatatacctatattctACTTCTTCTCATATATTCTTATACGATACCGTGTACAagatatgtttgtatttttatttataaaaataacttgcgGCAATTTAAActcaaagtatattatttataaatattaaatataattatataatgtagatCAGGCACGTGTGCAGAATTTCTTCATGTATGATATTAATGGtattatgaaagaaaaaaaatagtataaaaagaaaagtattatatttttactaatttttcaagtatataattatacataatttgtatatttcaattatagttTTTTGATCACACATTCACATAATTCTTATAGGAGTAAATTTCCTTTTAATTCGATAAAATACGTATAGCTGTTAATTACCTATATGCAAAAAAGACAACGGGAGATAGGTGATTGTAACCCCCAACTACCTCCTTACTCGCGGGCTTTATGTAAGtccataacaatataacattcaAGTTTAAATAGGATAAATATAAGTGCATTGTGACAAGCACAGTTGAATAAAACAGTTTATTTAAgacatttcaaattatttattttaatcgagTCAAGTCAACGACGCATACCGACTTTTTACTTCAAACAGTTAGTAACGATTAACGCCCACACTGACATATTGacttaattatatcaaatattgtttttt includes:
- the LOC132917862 gene encoding thiamine transporter 2-like; the protein is MDHWKLITVIVTVFTFTVEIRPMDSFLTAYLTGPSVNVSLNEVSNVFTPIRIYFGVIGSFLVFLLSDYLRYKPVMVFNGVLGMVAYINLIDSPTSFQIMVTEVCFSLFACIEMAYYGYLYSKIEDKEHYQIATGFAKSGMLSGTCVAGLLGQLAVYFNDRNYSVLPYYSLAFVTFATVWACFLPSVGNSKTSIQVDEVGGDGFSNAAIQDPSIPDYSSTGKSDTPNVVPSTVFFNRFCDFRHSYADRTVLMWSIWYVVAMAGFTQTNLYVNILYTYIVDVSDDKHALLNGLVDSLATMCAAISAYQIGKVNVNWSHHGFTFLTFSSLVLALLLSLGYYSTNILVVYFMYICFDTVVQSVFVIAMSQIAKQLKHDFYTSVLGFNAFLGIVLSTCLSSLLVRIGTSLPVRFLVYSCTFIILGVVYGCAAVILTAKDKASAQRYYSRLP